The following proteins are co-located in the Paenibacillus sp. FSL H8-0079 genome:
- a CDS encoding CotH kinase family protein, with product MGLPVYRIAVHAKEYQQLTSDIWSEQLVKGSIQMDGKQIPIRIRYRGGHTRGYPKKSFEIRTSSRTYHFNAEYDDPSLLRNALSFRFFESIRVPAPSTRHCVLYLNGELLGVYLRIEGVKSFFFRQRKMPVRSIFYAINDHAGFTINSNSSSTSTSANLLSGYSLIRGKDVDKTRLRTFIQQLNTKSRLELFRFLQSRIDTDNYLGWLCGAVLTGNFDGFDQNYTWYEKIKTKKYGILPWDYEGTWGRNCYGAKVDASLVRIQGYNKLTGKMLAFRHFREQYKKLLRQHLMNAFTEKRIMPIVHRLHNDIREEVDQDPYMKWPMDVFVGEPERIRTYVAERREYLTDRLHQL from the coding sequence ATGGGTTTACCTGTCTACCGGATTGCTGTACATGCCAAGGAGTATCAACAACTGACATCCGATATATGGTCTGAACAACTGGTTAAAGGCTCCATACAGATGGACGGCAAACAGATCCCGATCCGGATTCGTTATCGAGGAGGGCATACACGCGGTTATCCCAAAAAGTCATTCGAAATTCGTACGTCCAGTCGAACGTATCATTTTAATGCGGAGTATGATGACCCCTCGCTGCTTCGAAATGCGCTGTCTTTTCGTTTCTTCGAGTCCATTCGTGTACCTGCCCCCTCTACTCGGCACTGCGTGCTCTACCTTAATGGGGAGCTGTTGGGAGTATATCTGCGGATCGAAGGGGTGAAATCCTTCTTTTTTCGCCAAAGGAAAATGCCTGTGCGCAGTATCTTCTATGCGATCAATGATCATGCCGGGTTTACGATTAATTCCAACTCATCATCAACGAGCACAAGCGCGAACCTATTGTCAGGATACAGTCTAATCCGCGGTAAGGATGTGGATAAAACCCGGCTGCGGACGTTTATTCAACAACTGAACACGAAGTCCAGACTGGAATTGTTTCGTTTTTTACAGTCGAGGATTGATACGGACAACTATCTGGGCTGGCTATGCGGGGCTGTACTTACGGGCAACTTTGATGGATTTGATCAGAATTACACGTGGTACGAGAAAATAAAAACCAAAAAGTATGGTATCCTGCCATGGGATTATGAAGGAACCTGGGGAAGAAATTGTTACGGGGCGAAGGTCGATGCCAGCCTTGTTCGCATCCAGGGGTATAATAAACTTACGGGCAAAATGCTGGCCTTCCGACATTTTCGTGAGCAATATAAGAAGCTTCTACGGCAGCATCTGATGAATGCTTTTACAGAGAAGCGAATTATGCCTATAGTCCATCGATTACACAATGACATTCGAGAAGAGGTCGACCAAGATCCTTACATGAAATGGCCCATGGATGTATTTGTGGGTGAACCGGAGCGGATTCGTACCTATGTGGCGGAACGGCGGGAATATTTGACTGATAGATTACATCAGCTGTAG
- a CDS encoding ABC transporter ATP-binding protein, which translates to MIKLLFYLKKYRVAAIAALVMMLIELTVELAQPYLISKIIDNGIQQGDLSVVWLWGGVLVASAVVAFAAGIASSFFASHASLGFGYDLREKLYEKVQTFSYAVFNRFATSSLITRLTGDVTQVQDTVFMSLRFMTRVPLVVIGSMIMAVIVNPRLGLLLVVMVPVLLVVVVWMIKKAALLFRNVQRRLDAVNGVIQENLTGIRLIRVFVRMGHEIERFAGFSGKLMKGTISALRLTETTMPFMLLMMNGCIIAVLWFGRVDIASGNATVGEVVAVINYLLRTIGAMSALSWILVTFSRASASAQRLNEVFNTEDTSETEQTKALSTSTPSAGSVKSTHTPQSVYSAKKQSAVQGAVEFRSVGFSYPNSDITVLNNVTFTAKAGERIAIMGATGSGKSSLVQLIPRLYTEDQGKVRIDGADAAELDLSMLRGAIGYVPQEVILFTGSVRENIAWGREDATLEEIVEAAKRAQIHETIENLPNGYDTLLGQRGVNLSGGQKQRLSIARALVRRPRILILDDSTSALDVATEGRLLDALEELSCTTFIITQKISSTTSADLILLLDDGQLIGQGKHEDLMESSELYRRIHESQYGEGAQHVQSIH; encoded by the coding sequence ATGATCAAGCTGTTGTTCTACTTGAAGAAGTACCGAGTTGCCGCGATTGCAGCCTTGGTCATGATGTTAATTGAGCTGACAGTGGAGCTGGCTCAGCCTTATCTGATCTCCAAGATCATTGATAACGGAATTCAGCAGGGAGACTTATCTGTCGTCTGGTTATGGGGCGGCGTGCTAGTTGCTAGTGCTGTTGTGGCGTTTGCTGCCGGAATTGCGAGTTCGTTCTTTGCATCCCATGCAAGTCTGGGGTTCGGATACGATCTGCGGGAGAAGCTGTATGAGAAAGTGCAAACGTTCTCTTATGCTGTCTTCAACCGGTTCGCGACGTCTTCCCTGATTACCCGATTAACGGGGGATGTGACCCAGGTTCAGGACACGGTCTTCATGAGTCTGCGCTTCATGACACGTGTACCGCTGGTGGTCATTGGTAGCATGATTATGGCGGTGATCGTGAATCCGAGGTTGGGTCTGCTGCTTGTTGTCATGGTGCCTGTACTGCTCGTCGTTGTGGTGTGGATGATCAAAAAGGCAGCGCTGCTGTTCCGCAATGTGCAGCGCAGACTGGATGCCGTCAACGGAGTCATCCAGGAGAATCTCACAGGCATCCGGCTGATCCGTGTCTTCGTGCGGATGGGCCATGAGATTGAACGCTTTGCCGGATTCAGCGGCAAGCTGATGAAAGGCACGATCTCCGCGCTACGCCTGACGGAGACGACGATGCCGTTCATGCTGCTCATGATGAACGGTTGTATCATCGCCGTGTTATGGTTTGGACGAGTAGACATCGCCTCTGGTAATGCGACCGTGGGTGAAGTGGTCGCCGTGATTAACTACCTGCTTCGCACGATTGGTGCCATGTCTGCATTGTCATGGATTCTGGTAACCTTCTCCAGAGCGAGCGCTTCGGCGCAACGGCTGAATGAAGTATTCAATACAGAGGACACCTCAGAGACTGAACAGACAAAGGCATTATCAACGTCTACACCATCTGCTGGCTCTGTGAAATCTACGCACACTCCGCAATCGGTATACTCAGCGAAGAAACAGAGCGCTGTGCAGGGAGCGGTTGAATTCCGTAGTGTAGGCTTCAGTTACCCGAATAGTGATATTACAGTACTGAATAACGTCACCTTCACTGCAAAAGCGGGGGAGCGCATTGCCATTATGGGAGCAACAGGCTCAGGCAAATCCTCGCTGGTACAGCTCATTCCGCGGTTATATACAGAGGATCAAGGAAAGGTACGGATTGATGGTGCCGATGCCGCAGAATTAGATCTGTCCATGCTCCGTGGTGCGATTGGTTATGTGCCGCAGGAGGTCATCCTGTTTACCGGTTCTGTACGGGAGAATATTGCTTGGGGCCGGGAAGATGCTACATTGGAAGAGATCGTGGAAGCCGCGAAGCGCGCCCAGATCCATGAAACGATTGAAAATTTACCAAACGGTTATGATACATTGCTGGGTCAACGGGGAGTTAATCTCTCTGGTGGACAGAAACAGCGACTTTCCATTGCACGAGCACTGGTACGTAGACCGAGAATTCTGATTCTGGACGATAGCACAAGTGCGTTGGATGTAGCTACAGAAGGCAGACTGCTGGATGCATTGGAAGAATTGTCGTGTACCACGTTTATCATCACCCAGAAGATCAGTTCGACCACTTCGGCGGACCTGATTCTGCTGCTCGATGATGGACAACTCATTGGACAGGGAAAACATGAAGACCTGATGGAATCGTCAGAGCTGTATCGTCGAATCCATGAATCACAATACGGGGAGGGTGCACAGCATGTTCAAAGCATTCATTGA
- a CDS encoding ABC transporter ATP-binding protein encodes MFKAFIEPFRQPPPPIDPETLRSGGGRKPKARAKNWSGTLGRIWTYLARRKVKLSMVLLMVFASSALALLGPYMVGVAVDDFIAGEAGSSWTRFLIGLTAVYVLFSLTSWLQNIWMIEIAQETVYRMRYDLFSHLHKLPIPFFGKRQQGEIMSRVTNDIENVSGTLNSSAIQIFSSVLTLLGTFGVMLWLSPLLTLLTFIVVPLMAIGMRWITRRTGPLFKERQRNLGELNGYIEETLSGQRIIKAFSQEERVIRGFEERNTRIRISGFWAQTISGFIPKLMNGLNNLSFAIVAGIGGILAIQGSVTVGVIIIFVEYARQFTRPLNDLANQWNTLLSAIAGAERVFEVLDEDEEAKDEGAAISLDKVEGAVRFDKVSFGYDEGRNILHDISFEAKPGEMIALVGPTGAGKTTLIQLLSRFYDPTGGTLTVDGRDMTTIRRENLRSHMAFVLQDSFLFQGTIRENIRFGRLDATDEEVEAASRLANAHSFIVRMKDGYDKVLQADGSGISQGQKQLLAIARAILADPSILVLDEATSSIDTVTEIKIQEGLQRLMQGRTSFVIAHRLNTIRQADRILVLKDGYLLEQGSHDALLEQGGFYSELYYSQLRKKAQ; translated from the coding sequence ATGTTCAAAGCATTCATTGAGCCTTTCCGTCAGCCACCGCCGCCGATTGATCCTGAGACGTTACGGTCAGGTGGTGGCCGCAAACCCAAGGCACGAGCGAAGAACTGGTCAGGTACATTAGGTCGGATCTGGACCTATCTGGCAAGGCGTAAGGTCAAGCTGTCCATGGTGCTGTTGATGGTGTTTGCCAGCTCCGCACTCGCTTTGCTTGGTCCTTACATGGTGGGGGTAGCCGTGGATGATTTCATCGCGGGTGAAGCTGGCTCAAGCTGGACCCGGTTTCTGATTGGATTAACGGCAGTTTATGTCTTATTCTCGCTCACATCCTGGCTCCAGAATATATGGATGATCGAAATTGCACAGGAAACCGTGTACCGCATGCGGTATGATCTATTTTCCCATCTGCACAAGCTGCCGATTCCATTCTTCGGTAAACGCCAACAGGGTGAGATTATGAGTCGGGTGACTAATGATATTGAGAATGTCAGCGGTACGCTGAACAGCTCGGCCATCCAGATTTTTTCGAGTGTGTTAACACTTCTTGGAACGTTTGGCGTCATGCTCTGGCTCAGCCCACTGCTGACCCTGCTTACCTTTATCGTTGTGCCTTTGATGGCCATCGGCATGCGCTGGATTACGCGTAGAACGGGACCGCTCTTCAAGGAGCGGCAACGTAATCTGGGTGAACTCAACGGTTATATCGAAGAGACGTTATCCGGGCAGCGGATCATTAAGGCATTCTCCCAAGAGGAGCGGGTGATTCGCGGTTTTGAGGAACGAAATACCCGCATCCGGATTTCCGGTTTCTGGGCACAGACGATCTCTGGTTTTATCCCGAAACTGATGAATGGATTGAATAACCTGAGCTTTGCAATTGTGGCGGGCATCGGTGGTATTCTGGCGATTCAGGGTTCCGTTACGGTTGGGGTGATTATTATCTTTGTGGAATATGCCCGTCAATTCACTCGTCCGCTGAATGATCTGGCGAACCAGTGGAATACGTTATTGTCCGCGATTGCGGGGGCTGAGCGCGTATTTGAGGTGCTGGACGAAGATGAGGAAGCGAAGGATGAAGGGGCAGCGATATCTCTGGACAAGGTAGAGGGAGCCGTTCGCTTCGACAAAGTATCCTTTGGATACGATGAAGGACGTAACATTTTGCATGACATCAGCTTTGAAGCCAAACCGGGTGAGATGATTGCCCTTGTGGGTCCGACCGGAGCGGGGAAAACAACATTAATTCAGCTATTATCCCGCTTCTATGATCCGACGGGTGGCACCTTAACGGTAGATGGACGCGATATGACCACCATTCGGCGTGAGAATCTGCGGTCCCATATGGCGTTTGTGCTTCAGGATTCATTCCTGTTTCAGGGCACGATTCGGGAAAATATTCGGTTTGGCCGTCTGGACGCGACAGATGAAGAGGTGGAAGCAGCCTCCCGGCTGGCGAATGCCCACTCCTTCATTGTGCGAATGAAGGATGGGTACGACAAAGTGCTCCAAGCAGACGGAAGCGGCATTAGTCAGGGGCAGAAGCAGCTGCTCGCCATTGCCCGGGCAATTCTGGCCGATCCGTCCATCCTCGTTCTGGATGAGGCAACCAGCAGCATCGATACCGTCACAGAGATCAAAATCCAGGAAGGGCTGCAGCGTCTGATGCAGGGACGAACCAGCTTTGTCATTGCCCACAGGCTCAACACGATCCGTCAGGCTGATCGAATTCTGGTGCTGAAGGATGGTTATCTCCTGGAGCAAGGCTCGCATGATGCCCTACTGGAACAAGGCGGTTTCTATAGCGAGTTGTATTACAGTCAGCTACGTAAGAAGGCACAGTAG
- a CDS encoding bifunctional UDP-sugar hydrolase/5'-nucleotidase, with protein sequence MTSTNHTASFDILFTSDLHGAIRPIHYNTNAYRPAGLALLASLIRKERERSPELMLVDNGDLLQGSPLASYAASQISTNEVHPFITVLNELGYDAAVMGNHEFNYGQALLREAVEASNFPWLSANIVKDKQPDVPAYGPPYLIKTLSSGVKIALLGATTHYIPNWEHPKNIEGLQFLDALETIRTWVSYIREHEQPDVLIVSYHGGFESDLETGEPAERLTGENQGYAICREIEGIDVLLTGHQHRQLTASIHGVTVIQPGFSGTGAGHVSVQLELSSGGKWQITNKKARLLLLDEYSEVEPDATVMKLTDEVEIEAQAWLDQPIGEVDGDLSITNATSLRLKAHPFIAFVHQVQMEATGADLSNTAMLSEEARGFGRHITVRDVLSNFIYPNTLTVLELSGQDIRDALEQTARYFEVNAFGEVAVNPAYMEPKPQHYNYDMWAGLEYELDISQPVGSRVVKLEREGKPMDMDGTYSVVMNSYRAAGGGDYAMYPGKKVLHEGATDMAALVEDYIRRHQPLTVEQADNWKVSGS encoded by the coding sequence ATGACATCCACAAACCATACGGCAAGCTTCGACATTCTGTTCACCAGTGATCTGCACGGGGCCATCCGCCCCATTCATTACAATACCAATGCATACCGCCCGGCCGGACTTGCCCTGCTGGCTTCCCTGATTCGTAAGGAACGCGAACGTTCACCTGAGCTCATGCTGGTGGATAACGGGGATCTGCTGCAAGGATCACCCTTGGCCTCATATGCTGCTTCACAGATTTCCACAAACGAAGTGCATCCATTCATTACAGTACTTAATGAACTCGGTTATGATGCAGCGGTGATGGGCAATCACGAATTTAACTATGGTCAGGCCTTATTACGCGAAGCCGTTGAAGCTTCCAATTTCCCCTGGCTGTCTGCCAATATCGTAAAAGATAAGCAACCGGACGTACCTGCTTACGGTCCTCCGTATCTAATCAAAACCTTGTCTTCAGGCGTCAAAATAGCCCTATTGGGTGCAACCACGCATTACATACCGAACTGGGAGCACCCGAAAAATATTGAGGGTTTACAGTTCCTTGATGCCTTGGAGACCATTCGTACGTGGGTTAGCTATATACGCGAGCATGAACAACCAGATGTATTGATTGTGAGTTATCATGGGGGATTTGAGAGTGATCTGGAGACAGGCGAGCCTGCCGAACGGTTAACCGGAGAAAATCAAGGCTATGCCATCTGCCGGGAAATCGAAGGCATCGATGTATTGCTTACCGGACATCAACATCGTCAACTTACCGCTAGTATTCATGGCGTAACCGTCATTCAGCCGGGTTTCAGTGGGACTGGTGCGGGACATGTATCTGTTCAGTTGGAACTATCATCAGGCGGGAAGTGGCAGATTACCAATAAGAAGGCTCGACTGTTACTTCTGGATGAATATAGTGAAGTTGAGCCGGATGCGACAGTCATGAAACTTACAGATGAGGTAGAAATCGAGGCACAAGCATGGCTTGATCAACCCATTGGCGAGGTGGATGGGGATTTATCGATCACCAATGCTACGTCCCTTCGGCTCAAGGCACATCCATTCATTGCTTTTGTACATCAAGTGCAGATGGAAGCGACTGGGGCTGATCTGTCCAATACCGCCATGCTGAGTGAAGAAGCTCGTGGATTCGGACGCCATATCACCGTTCGGGACGTGTTATCCAACTTCATCTATCCCAACACGCTGACGGTGCTGGAGCTGAGCGGTCAAGATATCCGTGATGCACTGGAACAAACAGCACGTTATTTTGAAGTGAATGCTTTTGGCGAGGTGGCAGTCAATCCGGCCTATATGGAGCCCAAACCTCAGCATTATAATTATGATATGTGGGCCGGCCTAGAGTACGAGCTGGATATCTCCCAACCTGTCGGCAGTCGAGTTGTGAAGTTGGAACGTGAAGGTAAACCCATGGATATGGATGGCACATACTCTGTGGTGATGAACAGCTACCGCGCTGCTGGCGGCGGGGATTATGCGATGTATCCAGGCAAAAAGGTGCTGCATGAAGGCGCCACGGATATGGCAGCTCTGGTGGAAGATTACATCCGCAGACACCAGCCGTTAACGGTGGAGCAGGCGGACAACTGGAAAGTTAGTGGCAGTTAA
- a CDS encoding phosphate/phosphite/phosphonate ABC transporter substrate-binding protein, with translation MKKSALFLPLLILVMFLSACGSSSTTGSANGDNTSSNASGTSTAETEKPVEGYVPTELTVQFVPSQNADTLEAKAKPLEKLLGDKLGIPVKVSVSTDYNTIIEAMASNKVDVGFLPPTAYVLAKEKGAAQVILQAQRFGVNDETGAPTEELADSYKSMFIVKKDSPIQSIEELKGKKVAYQNVTSSAGFVWPAGLLLDRGIDPLKDVTPVTLKGHDQGVIAVLNGDVDAAAIFQDARNTVAKDYPTVFEDTRVLAFTEPIPNDTIAVRTDMNADWTAKIKQAFIDIGKDTEGHQIIKEIYTHEGYVESDDSKFEIVRQYGEKVKGE, from the coding sequence TTGAAGAAGTCTGCTTTATTTTTACCATTGTTGATTTTGGTTATGTTTCTGAGTGCTTGTGGGTCTAGTAGTACAACTGGTTCGGCTAACGGGGATAATACGAGCTCTAATGCATCCGGTACGTCTACGGCAGAGACAGAGAAACCTGTCGAAGGTTATGTGCCAACTGAACTGACGGTTCAATTCGTTCCTTCCCAGAATGCAGACACACTTGAAGCCAAAGCGAAACCGCTTGAGAAGTTGCTTGGTGACAAACTGGGCATTCCGGTAAAAGTCAGCGTATCCACGGACTACAACACAATTATTGAAGCAATGGCTTCCAACAAAGTAGACGTAGGTTTCTTGCCTCCGACAGCTTATGTACTGGCTAAAGAAAAAGGCGCAGCACAAGTTATTTTGCAAGCACAACGTTTTGGTGTAAATGATGAGACAGGTGCTCCAACCGAAGAGTTGGCGGATTCCTATAAATCCATGTTCATTGTGAAAAAAGATTCGCCGATTCAATCCATCGAAGAGCTTAAAGGTAAAAAAGTCGCTTACCAAAACGTAACGTCTTCCGCAGGTTTCGTATGGCCGGCAGGTCTGTTGCTGGACAGAGGCATTGACCCATTGAAAGATGTAACACCTGTAACGTTGAAAGGTCATGACCAAGGTGTTATCGCTGTATTGAACGGTGACGTTGATGCGGCAGCTATTTTCCAAGATGCCCGCAACACGGTAGCGAAAGACTATCCAACTGTATTTGAAGATACACGTGTACTGGCGTTCACTGAGCCTATTCCAAACGATACCATTGCCGTTCGTACAGACATGAATGCAGATTGGACTGCGAAGATCAAACAAGCCTTCATCGATATCGGTAAAGATACTGAAGGTCACCAGATCATCAAAGAAATCTATACGCATGAAGGTTATGTAGAATCCGATGATAGCAAGTTCGAGATCGTTCGTCAGTATGGCGAAAAAGTGAAAGGTGAATAA
- the phnC gene encoding phosphonate ABC transporter ATP-binding protein, translating to MIELHNVTKTYANGTKGLDNINLKFEQGEFIAVVGLSGAGKSTLLRSINRLHDISEGEILINGSSITKAQGKRLRMIRRDIGMIFQSFNLVKRSSVLRNVLAGRVGYHSTMRTILGRFPKEDIELAFTALDRVNISEKAYSRADQLSGGQQQRVAIARVLAQEAKIILADEPVASLDPLTTKQVMDDLKRINQDLGITTIVNLHFIDLAREYATRIVGLRAGEVVFDGPVEEATDERFAEIYGRPILADELLDKQVVHEQGEVVV from the coding sequence ATGATTGAGCTTCATAACGTTACCAAAACTTACGCTAACGGCACCAAGGGCCTGGATAATATTAATCTGAAATTTGAGCAGGGTGAATTCATTGCTGTAGTTGGCTTGTCCGGTGCAGGTAAATCAACCCTCTTACGTTCCATTAACCGACTGCACGACATTAGTGAAGGTGAGATTCTGATTAATGGAAGTTCCATTACGAAGGCACAAGGCAAACGACTACGCATGATCAGACGCGATATCGGTATGATTTTCCAGAGCTTCAATCTCGTGAAACGGTCCAGTGTACTACGTAATGTACTCGCTGGACGCGTTGGATACCATTCCACCATGCGTACTATTCTGGGGCGTTTTCCAAAAGAGGATATTGAACTGGCATTCACTGCGCTGGATCGGGTGAATATCTCCGAGAAAGCTTACTCCCGTGCAGATCAGTTGTCCGGTGGTCAACAACAGCGTGTGGCTATTGCTCGTGTCCTTGCGCAGGAAGCAAAAATCATTCTGGCCGACGAACCGGTTGCTTCACTCGACCCACTTACAACGAAGCAGGTTATGGATGACCTGAAACGCATCAATCAAGACCTTGGGATTACCACTATTGTTAACCTTCACTTTATTGACCTGGCTAGAGAGTATGCGACCCGTATTGTTGGATTACGTGCAGGGGAGGTCGTATTCGACGGTCCGGTAGAAGAGGCAACGGATGAACGATTTGCAGAAATTTACGGCAGACCGATTCTGGCTGACGAATTGTTGGACAAGCAGGTTGTGCATGAGCAGGGAGAAGTTGTGGTATGA
- the phnE gene encoding phosphonate ABC transporter, permease protein PhnE has protein sequence MGKEPGSSPAEVVNRPKPPGRTKHLLTLIIILLLLWASAKQTDATFTELIEGFPNMLDLLKEMFPPRWSYFDNIVQGMLETIRMALIGTTIGAIIAIPISIICAGNLMPSRWIYYPARFLLNLIRTVPDLLLAALFVAVFGLGPIPGILALAVFSVGLIAKLTYETLETIDQGPLEAMTAVGMNRIQLIVYGVVPQLAAQFTSYVLYAFEINIRAAAILGLVGAGGIGLYYEATLGFLEYDKTSVIILFTLVIVLVIDYVSTKLREKLL, from the coding sequence ATGGGCAAGGAACCTGGTTCCAGCCCTGCAGAGGTTGTGAATCGTCCCAAGCCGCCTGGGCGTACGAAACATCTACTCACCCTGATCATTATTCTGCTTCTTCTGTGGGCAAGCGCGAAGCAGACGGACGCCACCTTCACAGAGTTGATTGAGGGTTTCCCCAACATGCTGGACTTGTTGAAAGAAATGTTTCCTCCTCGGTGGAGTTATTTTGACAATATCGTGCAAGGCATGTTGGAGACGATCCGAATGGCTCTGATTGGGACAACCATTGGTGCCATTATCGCCATTCCAATCTCGATCATCTGTGCCGGTAACCTGATGCCAAGTCGCTGGATCTATTATCCGGCGCGCTTTCTGCTGAACCTGATTCGGACAGTGCCGGATCTGTTACTTGCTGCATTGTTTGTCGCTGTGTTTGGTCTGGGGCCCATCCCCGGAATCTTGGCACTGGCTGTATTCTCGGTAGGGCTCATTGCGAAGCTGACCTATGAGACGCTGGAAACCATTGATCAAGGACCGCTGGAAGCGATGACGGCTGTTGGTATGAACCGGATTCAGCTCATTGTGTATGGCGTGGTGCCGCAACTGGCTGCCCAGTTCACATCCTATGTACTGTATGCCTTCGAAATTAATATACGTGCTGCTGCCATTCTGGGATTGGTGGGAGCCGGAGGGATCGGGCTTTACTATGAGGCCACACTTGGATTCCTAGAGTATGACAAGACCAGCGTAATCATTCTGTTTACCCTCGTCATCGTTCTGGTCATTGATTATGTAAGTACTAAGCTGCGGGAGAAATTGCTATGA
- the phnE gene encoding phosphonate ABC transporter, permease protein PhnE, which produces MMKNETSRIRPKPRKNPLRWVIVLLLILVYAWALAGVPFTGFKETAAQIMKAIVAGIFSPDWDFVYLPEGEDLLRGLLDTLAISVLGTVISAVLCIPFAFWSARNMSGHRSISGAGKMVLSFIRTFPEIIMALMFIKAVGPGSFAGVLALGLHSIGMLGKLYADEVENIDYGPSEALLASGANRMQQLWFAILPQVMPGFLNYTLYRFEINVRSATILGVIGAGGIGTPLIFALSTRNWPRVGIILLGIIVMITIIDLISGYIRKKLV; this is translated from the coding sequence ATGATGAAAAATGAAACAAGCCGCATCCGGCCAAAACCACGGAAAAACCCGCTACGCTGGGTTATTGTATTACTGCTGATCCTTGTGTATGCTTGGGCGCTTGCCGGTGTACCGTTTACTGGTTTCAAGGAAACCGCTGCTCAGATTATGAAGGCCATTGTAGCCGGTATTTTCTCACCAGACTGGGATTTTGTATATTTGCCTGAAGGAGAAGACTTGCTGCGAGGTCTACTAGATACGCTCGCGATTTCCGTGCTGGGTACCGTAATCTCGGCAGTGCTCTGTATCCCGTTTGCATTCTGGTCTGCCCGCAATATGAGTGGTCATCGTTCCATCTCGGGTGCAGGTAAAATGGTACTCAGCTTTATCCGTACATTCCCTGAGATTATCATGGCTTTGATGTTCATCAAAGCAGTAGGCCCCGGATCGTTCGCAGGGGTACTTGCCCTTGGATTACACTCGATTGGTATGTTAGGCAAATTGTACGCGGATGAAGTTGAAAATATCGACTATGGTCCGTCTGAGGCGCTGCTTGCCTCCGGAGCCAATCGCATGCAGCAGTTGTGGTTCGCCATCCTGCCGCAGGTTATGCCTGGATTCCTGAACTATACGTTGTATCGTTTCGAGATTAATGTCCGTTCTGCAACCATACTGGGTGTAATTGGAGCAGGGGGTATCGGTACACCGCTGATCTTTGCACTTAGCACACGGAACTGGCCGCGAGTAGGTATCATCCTGCTGGGTATTATTGTGATGATCACGATTATCGATTTGATCTCGGGGTATATTCGTAAGAAGCTGGTGTAG